The DNA window aaaaataaaaatgataatttaacacattttcaGATAGAAATACCCAAAAGAGAAAATTATTATGATACATGAGAATGAGAATTGATTTGTGAGTATCAGTTAACATTTTTACTTTATACTATATTATAGTTATTTTAAGCCTCTAtccattattttaaatattagcaTTTCACAATTGATAGGCCAGTTTCCCTGTTAATAAGGTAAACATtgccagtacatgtactaaattcATGAACTTTTGAGATACATTCAACTCTCTTTCCCCATAGCCTGCAAATTTACTAGTCAGCTGTTGCAGACAGACTCATTAAAAAGTAAATATCCTGGTTTATTctggaaagattttttttaaattttcatagaCAAATGTTATGCATTTTCATTGAAAGAAATGTTAAGGATTTGGGAGCAGTTTTAAAACTGAACACTAACTATGAAAACCAAACTTTACATACTTATTAAAAAGGTTTAGTTCTTTCAACTGGAAGAGAGAAAAAATGGCTCTCAAAAACTGTGAAGTTCTTTTCTTAAGTTTCTGACCATTCATCTAGCATGTTCATAACCCAAAAGCATTTTTTGAACCATATTTAAACAGAATCTACATTTTACAGTTTATCATGTTGAACAAAAGAAAACCCACCAAGAAAATGAGGCAAACCCTGGTCATAGAGACTCTTTGCCCAATCAACCtttattgtgtattctataagAATAAACAAGATCCAGACTGTCATACCTCTAGGAACCTGATATTTCTTCCCATCATTCCTGATGTACTGATTCTCCAATAGTTTTTCTTTTTCGTTCTCCATCTGAAATACTGTTTACAGAGACAAGTAAAGCATTCATTCaccaaaacaaaatacataaaagTTTGGGCTTATTTTTATCAGTATTTAAAGTACTTATAACAGAATTTACAGTAGTTCTCTCCAAGACTCCCTCAAGAAATACTTTAATTTCAAGTTACTTGAATTGGACAAGATGAACAATAATTGATGTACCCCTTTCCTCTTCCCTGAGTTTTGTGTCCTCTTGCTGGAGTCGCGACAATTTTTCTTTCACACTCTCCAAGCTCTCCTTCTTGGTTTGACTGGACTCTTCCCTGCaatgattaaaattgaaacaaattatttacaaaaacctGATTCATAATTACTATTTTATCATCATGTTTTCAGTAATAACCTTAAACCTTACCTTTTTACCCAAACTGGTTCCTCCTCGTCTGGGTCATCTTTGTAAGGCTGAGACACAGTCTTGCTCTGTTGAATAGCAGTCTTGATATCAGCTATGGCCGTATCGAGCGCTTCCCGTTTGGCTTTAAGATCCTCCATAATGGCTTTGGTATCCATCTCCTTTGGTTTGCTCTTCTCTTTAATACCATACTCCCTATCCAGGTTTTCTAACTCCTGTGCTATATCAGCCCTCTGCCTAGATCTCAGCATGGCTGATGGGGACTTGTAGACATGGTTAGAGCTACCTTCCTCAGTGTCACTTGCCTGGCTGCTAGATAAGCCATCCTCTACTATAGGCATTCCAATGCCATTTTTCTCCCCATCAGATATAATACTTTCCACCTCCACACTATCACATTCAGTGTTTTCTGGGGACAGTGAAAAGGCCTGCTTCTCCTCTATCTGGGGACTATCAGCTGAATCTAAGGGAATCTCTGTTAACATGTCCTCACTTAAATTTTGTATTGCATTTGTATACTCTATGTTTTGTAGACTATGAGATTTTTCTGGTGAATTCTCTCTTGAAAAGTCATCAGAATTTGAGAACCCACTGAGAGTCATACCATTTTTCTTGGCCTCCTCTGCACTAGAATAAGCCAGTCTCATTCCAACATACGAGTCTCCATCTTGAACTCTGGCATACTTAACATAGTCATATTCATTTTCCACTTCATTACCAGGGGATGATAAACTATTCACAATATTTCCCTGATTATcaatttccttcatatttctaGCATCAATAACCAAGTCCTCCTCAAGGTTTTCTTTTACATGGGGTTGTATGAAACACTGGGGTCTCACGTTGGCCATTTTCACCAACTGAACAACTTCCTCCTCCTCGATTGTGTCTTCAGTTCGATTGCCATCACTCGTGTTACTTGAATTGTCCCCTGTTTTGTTTAAGCGATTGTGTGTTGATTTTTCTAACTCCCGTTCAGCACTTGAAGTATCCCTCCCACTCCCTACTGATCCCTCCCTATCACTTCCACTGCCCATGGACCCCTCCCCTACTCTACATGCCATGCCTGGTGACTGTTTCCCAGACCTTATCTTGGGCTTAGCTCCCTGTGCACTAAAGATTATACTATCAATGTCTTTTTCATAATTCTTAACTTCTCCCATCACTGGAATGTTATTCCTAATTTCCAagctatttcttttatttactattttatCACTTTGCAAGCCTTCTGCTTTACCCTCCCTGCTTAGAGGAAAgctactttcactttcaccTTTTGCAACTGACTGTCTACTAATACGATCTAATTCATCTTTAGTCACCATGGTATCACGTCTCTCACTCCTCACAAACTCTTCACACGCGTCCTGCTTGCACTTTGACGATATTGCACAGGGTAGGTCTTTAATATCACAGCTTAGTGCCACTTCCTTGGGAAAGTCCACAAAGTCTGAGGGAATGGAGTCTGTGCTGTCTTCACTTTCCTGGCGGGATAAAACAACTCCACTTCCCTCTCCTTCCTCCAAGAGGTTCTGATAAGACAAGGTGCTGATTTCACTTGGATGTCGGGAACTCTCCTCCTCAAACTGCACTTCCAGACTGAAGTTATCGCTGCGAGGGGAAAACGGCCGTCCGGATGGGTCACCTCCACAAGCCCCTTCTGCCAGATATGGCTCTGACGGCTCTGGTTTCACATCATCCAAGTTGATCTCATCCTCGATATCAGACATAATGTTGTTTCACACCTGCAAAAAAGTCAAATCAATGTGGTCTATCACAGTAGTAGAATTATAAGCACTGGTCTCTTTTACTGGAAATCCCTTGGCGTTTAAAGGCAATCAATATTATTGCAACATGTAACATTGGTTAACAGCATTAGAAGGAAATACTGAGAGACTTCTATGTTGAATTACTAATATTGTCTCGATCAATGTTGCTTTAATAATTGATTTCCTTATGCACAAGACTTTTATACATGTGGTTCTTGAGGTTTTTCTAACAGAATTACTGCACTATTTTTGGTGAACGTTACTTTCCATAAAATGGTATAAACAACCTCTGGAGTCAATTTTCTTTGCAAATCCCAGTAATGCACCAAGCTTTCTTATCAATACTAAAATCTCTAAAAAGTAGGCTTTGCTTCAAGATTTGTGTAATGCATGCTCTACCATTCACAACAAAATACTCATCTCTGTCCATTTAAAAGAATCTTTCTTAAGAAGGGTACTCAATTAAACAgttcataaaataataataattttgaaataaatatcaaaactaataaacaaaaaaagaaacattttgagtcaattatcattaaaattcgcAGAAAATAGGTTCAGGTACATATCAAATAAAGATCACAATATGTTCAAGttcaaaataatcataaatgaAAGATCAAATGATATACTATATCACATGTTTATGAAGCCTGCAGGTGTAAATTGTTAGCATCTTTCTACTTTACCTGTctatatatgatttaattatttatcattttaattctaCAGGGAAAATATCCTATAAACTTCATAAATTTTTGCTGATCCAAAAGATTCAACACTTTGACTCTTAGCAACATGCAACATGAAGCATACATTGGTAAATTCTCTCTATGAGAAGTTCATGCATTTACCTGAGAAGTGAGCCTGGACACACCTTTCATCTGCTTCACACCATCACCATCCTAAATCTGTGTGGAAAAACAAGAAAATTCAACATCAATAAACCTATTCCATACCATTCAACTACAAAAAAATGGATGACAAtaacatataattatttttctgcATTGTCTTTAGTCCATCAGATAGATACATGGTTCATGCAGTGTGTCTTTTGATGCAGGCACCAATCTGTTTCATACAAATTTcttctttatgaaaaaaaatgcactGAAATATCAGATATTGTTTCTCTGACAATCCCTCTGTACAATCCTTGTGATAACCATGGCTAGTGTCCAGTTTCCACATTGTATTGATTCTAGTTTTACTGCCTTcccttttacatgtattagcatGATTACAGTGCTATTAAATTGCAGAGCATGGGAAATTTGAAGGCCATGCAGAACAAACTTATCAATAACCTCTGATGCTACATGCAGTATGATGACAACAGTCTTCAACATGAAGTCTACAGATATAATCTTTTCAATTATCTTTTCAATTAATTCACGCCTCCCTTACCCTCTGTCTACATagcacaattatttttttaaccaaattttcaGAATTCAGATCCATTCATCTTTTTGTAACAATgaaacattaaacaaaaaattcagtctATGACTCGGATGACTCTTATTCCTAATCACAAAACTACAATTACACTTAATTATTTAATCTAGGAACATAACTAATACTTCTTCTTTCTATTTCAAAGTTATATCAATCTGttgtttaagtttaaaaataaatcatatatcatacattgttttagaaaaaagaaTGTCATTGACATTAgttcaatgttatttttattgttgatatATTGCTGAATTATAACAGTACCTTTTCAGATCAGAGTAACAAAACTCTAGAACATAATTAaaaccttgaattttttttgctaTCTATCAAAAACAGGAAATGACATTGAAGCAGACATAGCAGAACACATTAGCAGACTGTATCAAAGCCACAGTGCAAAGGTTAAAGTGATCATGATGTAAACACAAAACTATCATGAAGATAGATATTTCCACAATACAGCAGTCTcactatctaaaaaaaaataaatcaccaTTTCTactgaatttttgaaaatctaaTCAGTTATTGATTTTCCATGTTTCAGAATCAAGAGAGACTGGTCTCTGCAGTTGTTCAGACCAAATACCCTAGGTGCAACAACTCTTTGTTACTCATGTATCACTTGTATTGATCATAGTTATTACAGTGCACAGTCAATGGTGCATCATGTCGCTGTTCTCTCACAGACGACAGGGCATCAAATATTTAACCTGTctttaattcagttttaatttaGATCAATTTTAATATCACCTGTCTGAATTATAATAGGTCAGCTTTATTATTCTGattcaatttaaacatttaaaccaggcacatatatatatacttgtatataaataaatacatgtataagcaaacAAGAATAGCTCATAAAGTTAACATCTAAAAATATTACACTCAAAGTATCATGGTCCATCAGTACCATGAAGCAATGTAAACATCATATAGAGATTTTTATACCATGATTTTAACTTCTTACTCATTAGATTaagtacatttatttgtttGACAAAGGAATTGATCTTAATTGTTATCTTTACCGATTATTTATTTGAATACCGGTAACTAAGCttggttaaaattttaaaaattaaaatgaagagATCTATTGTGAATGCCAGTAAGCGTAGCAATGGTTCAACAATCATCGAGTAAATGCAGATGAAAGCAGACTCGACTGCATATGATGCTTTTCCTCTGGAACAAGATTGTAAAATAGAAGTCATGGCCAGTCTGACTATACTTATAGTCAGACCActcaaatgcaaaataaaataattttctgtaGATATTAACTGTCATGAATACATTCTCTAACAAtaggtaaaataaaattttataattctaaTCTCAAAGTACACATTTTACTGGTTTATGAATATTAAACCATTTTCAGTACTGAATTAAAACATAATGTGGCTtgtgaaaaattattatcaaaatttaaaggtCACAAGataaactttcatttttagACTTGAAATGGATAAGCATTCTAAGAaggaatcaaattttttttaggaattttgACCTCTTTGGCTATTTCTGAAGACAAAACTTTCACGTTTTACGCatgaaacatgacgtcataatgtagactgagcacacAATGTTTAGTTTATCTTTGACTCATGATTTGTGTAGGCAGGTCGATCCTATACTTTCTGCGTTTCAAACCATTTATTTCTGCTCTTGGCCTTACAGTCCCATTGTATATATCTttcatgaaaacattttgtttgttcaagcaattgttaaatgttttctgtaaaaaaaaaaaaatgcttgaaaacaagctgtttaataaatgttaaaaatacgAAAATGGCAGGGAAAGGTTCACTTTTTTATGCGATTTTAGGCATttagatcaaaatgaaaattttcaaaaaacttcaTAAGTATATCTGTACTAAGGAAACAAAGAATAATAGTAACTTAATGATGTTTATTATAGGGGCTATATTTGGCCCGTATCATAAACATAGTCCTTTCAACAGTTCAAGTTCCTTGACTGGTGATTTTTTGATAACCATGCAGCTGCACCATTATCTACAGTCTTACAAAATTGCTGTCCTTTCTTTCCTTAAAATGTCTTCAGCTAttacaaaatgtaattaataaaGTACATTTTGTTGAACATATTATACAGTCTTGTATTAATTTATAGGTGTTGAGCATGATCAGAACTgtgcataaaacagcttgttcaGACTTTGGCTTCACAGACTGCCAAAGGACTGTACCAGAGACATTATCCTAGAAAATATGTCCCTGACAGTGTATATAGATCTGAACATGTGCACATGACATGTGGTACAAACCACAACTGACAGCAGCTGCTGTCCTCAACCCCCAGCAGATTTAGAACTCAACTACTCACATGCTTTCATTCAAATTCCATTATATTAACCATATAACTATATTTTACCATGTACACCTTATTAACATTCCATTGTTCCGATTTAGTTAGTCACCAATATTCTGCATACATTcttcaaaaaaatcaatatttcacTATCCCAGTGACATCATCAATATTTACCGTTGTTTCTTTGCATTTGGCTATGACATCCACGTTATCCACAGCACTAAATAAACGAGACGGATCAATGCATATGATTTTCTCTCACAACTTCAATGAATTGGTTACTTTCATTAGAAAAAGTGTATTTATTTATCTCAGTTGCCGCATCATTATGGGTTCAGTACTAGTGCTGCCATCTAGCAGACGAAAATGTTGACAGGAAGTGCGACGATTGAAAAAAGTATCATAAATACAATCtattaattttgataagaatacatggtaaataaatatttggctccattaacataaaataatttgatttttttaaaaattaagaatatgGGCGAAGATTAATTCAAGTTTATGTCTTGATTTCCAAATAAACTTATCTATTTTCCATTTTTGCCCGACtttataatttcaaaagtaaataatattgtaaaaagttaattttgCGAATCTTCGCAGATTTTGATTAAATCCAATGGTAGATTTATTAATCTAAAAAGAAACATTGAATTGTAAGGGTCTTTTGAGGTCTCCTTTTGTCTGAGGTGCACAACTAATTCGACTCTAATACATTTCGCACCCTAAGCGCACACATTTGAAATTGCGATTGATTAGTGAAATGTGTTTATTGCTGGGTTGCTGTTTGTTCTTGTGGAgataacataattataaaattacttgagatatataattttgatataattctaCTAATGATAAAGAGTTTAACgttgtttaaaaatcatatgtCTTCGCGGCAAGCTGAGTATCCGACTTTTCAAGAGACAAACAAACTGGATTTGAATTGATTATTGGCAAGTTGGGATGCCtgtaaattaaagatttaaataaaaaattttactgAGGTATTCAGGCATTCATCAAGtcacatcattttttttcagtagaattttaattaaatcaaagatTTTTTAGGTCGTTCCACGACGGCATTTATTCTGACGGGTCAGTTTTGTCTAAATaccttttaattcaattaaacataAATTTGAGCAGAggcataaataatttatttatgtttctgATTTGAGTGATAAATTTGAACGCGTCAAACTTACATTTATTTCTCAACCGTTAAAAGATATAATCAAATAtgataacaacaaaaaatagtttGGGCAATTTAAGAGTCATCAGCGCGGATAATATCGGACTTAAAAGCATTTTCATTCTTGTTTTGGTTTTGCCGAAAATCATCATGGTCATGATTTTAgtcaattatatttttctgttttcattgtttacaaGTGCTTTATCGatgcattttttcaaaacatttctaatgattaaccaaaatttgagtgtcagtcgaagagtaaattataagcaagatacatagctcACAATATTctttgctacatgtacatatgtatataaacaagGCTCGTACCACGTTTTTCTTACACGGCTTcaagttctttttcaagctgatttttctatttGCTAATTTCTTTTGAACATAAAAAAGAACTTCCTAGCGTAAAACTTGCAGCATTGAGTTTACAAAATATAACCAAAGAAACATGATCTtaactttgtttacaaatttggAGCTGCGGGCTCTGAATCTCGCATAAAACTCGACGACTGACATACAAATTTTGACTGAATATTTGTAGAGCATTGTTAACACTAAacggaaaaatgaaaaatgaatttgaccaaaatcgtgaccatgcccctttaagcagttcaaaggggggggggggggggtcaatgtATTCGTAATCAGTGTTAGCATCAAGTTTAGCGCACTGAATGTGACTAAAAATATTCCaatcaattttaattacaaatatgattttaaagtaGCTATAAACACTTTAATGCATGAAGCTTTCTCATTTTAGTAAGCAAAAGTTTATTATGTATATTTCTGTTATCACTCTATGAATTAAGTCAGTTCTTGGTAAAAAATAGAATACATGCACGTACTCTAGAtctagatttaaaaataaaataaaatcatgtacTCGATTAATTGTTTCCGAATTCATGATCTTCTCAAAGTACATCAGATAGTGGGTTTCAAGCAATACTCTGATAGGTGAAAGTATGCATGACATGACCTATCAGGGGCATatcattcattaaaaaaaatctatgtatTATGTGGGAGTATATAACGTCAACACATAGGCGTCAGAACcggcgggggggggggactttttTGCAAAGGTTTGCATAAACATATCCAAAAtcctttttttcttcttgtttttgtttCCCTGTGCAGCTTTctgataagtctagcccccactttcaatttgcctTTTgacagggacgtatatacttcCCTGCTTTTGACGCCACTGCAACATTTACAAGAATCCTCATACACGGATCCAGttctaaacttttttttcaagaaaggGGGAGGTCTCCAAGGGATAATGTTGTGtttatcgggggggggggggggggggggggggggagtcaaGGCCAATTTTCGTAAATTTTGAGTTTTTCCAAAGGGTTCGGACAAATCCTCTTTCTCTATAGTTCCACGTATGATCCTCATAC is part of the Crassostrea angulata isolate pt1a10 chromosome 3, ASM2561291v2, whole genome shotgun sequence genome and encodes:
- the LOC128178794 gene encoding amyloid-beta A4 precursor protein-binding family A member 1-like isoform X9 codes for the protein MSDIEDEINLDDVKPEPSEPYLAEGACGGDPSGRPFSPRSDNFSLEVQFEEESSRHPSEISTLSYQNLLEEGEGSGVVLSRQESEDSTDSIPSDFVDFPKEVALSCDIKDLPCAISSKCKQDACEEFVRSERRDTMVTKDELDRISRQSVAKGESESSFPLSREGKAEGLQSDKIVNKRNSLEIRNNIPVMGEVKNYEKDIDSIIFSAQGAKPKIRSGKQSPGMACRVGEGSMGSGSDREGSVGSGRDTSSAERELEKSTHNRLNKTGDNSSNTSDGNRTEDTIEEEEVVQLVKMANVRPQCFIQPHVKENLEEDLVIDARNMKEIDNQGNIVNSLSSPGNEVENEYDYVKYARVQDGDSYVGMRLAYSSAEEAKKNGMTLSGFSNSDDFSRENSPEKSHSLQNIEYTNAIQNLSEDMLTEIPLDSADSPQIEEKQAFSLSPENTECDSVEVESIISDGEKNGIGMPIVEDGLSSSQASDTEEGSSNHVYKSPSAMLRSRQRADIAQELENLDREYGIKEKSKPKEMDTKAIMEDLKAKREALDTAIADIKTAIQQSKTVSQPYKDDPDEEEPVWVKREESSQTKKESLESVKEKLSRLQQEDTKLREEERVFQMENEKEKLLENQYIRNDGKKYQVPRGYDSDDDDEEGVQYTRNIKGKKYASLPRDDSFDHGRPRQPAVNGSGHTQTQSDGSSDSNEYNYSKRNRLNSKSDTDDYGSDVEAPSKTSYVKQKPGDFDTDEETDVLLQKPYQKDSKVDIPELTQPPVNRSAQQEERRTKAKEVLIEGVLFRAQYLGSTQLISEGQPSKAMRMMQAQEAVGRIKAPEGENQPSTAVDLFVSTEKIMVLNTDLQEIMMDHSLRTISYIADIGDILVIMARRRLLSSPGEESLRKKKQAKILCHVFESEEAQLIAQSIGQAFQVAYMEFLKANGIEDPSLMKEIDYQEVLNQQEIYGEELNLFSNKERQKEVIVPKMKGEMLGIVIVESGWGSMVPTVVLANMYPSGPAARCGQLNIGDQIISINGISLVGLPLSACQNYIKTSKNQTVVKLTVVPCAPVVEVLIKRPDVKYQLGFSVQNGVICSLLRGGIAERGGVRVGHRIIEINNQSVVAVPHEKIVSLLANSVGEIHMKTMPTSIYRLLTGQETPHYQ
- the LOC128178794 gene encoding uncharacterized protein LOC128178794 isoform X12; the protein is MSDIEDEINLDDVKPEPSEPYLAEGACGGDPSGRPFSPRSDNFSLEVQFEEESSRHPSEISTLSYQNLLEEGEGSGVVLSRQESEDSTDSIPSDFVDFPKEVALSCDIKDLPCAISSKCKQDACEEFVRSERRDTMVTKDELDRISRQSVAKGESESSFPLSREGKAEGLQSDKIVNKRNSLEIRNNIPVMGEVKNYEKDIDSIIFSAQGAKPKIRSGKQSPGMACRVGEGSMGSGSDREGSVGSGRDTSSAERELEKSTHNRLNKTGDNSSNTSDGNRTEDTIEEEEVVQLVKMANVRPQCFIQPHVKENLEEDLVIDARNMKEIDNQGNIVNSLSSPGNEVENEYDYVKYARVQDGDSYVGMRLAYSSAEEAKKNGMTLSGFSNSDDFSRENSPEKSHSLQNIEYTNAIQNLSEDMLTEIPLDSADSPQIEEKQAFSLSPENTECDSVEVESIISDGEKNGIGMPIVEDGLSSSQASDTEEGSSNHVYKSPSAMLRSRQRADIAQELENLDREYGIKEKSKPKEMDTKAIMEDLKAKREALDTAIADIKTAIQQSKTVSQPYKDDPDEEEPVWVKREESSQTKKESLESVKEKLSRLQQEDTKLREEERVFQMENEKEKLLENQYIRNDGKKYQVPRDFDTDEETDVLLQKPYQKDSKVDIPELTQPPVNRSAQEERRTKAKEGESESSSIHDPENPSVLIEGVLFRAQYLGSTQLISEGQPSKAMRMMQAQEAVGRIKAPEGENQPSTAVDLFVSTEKIMVLNTDLQEIMMDHSLRTISYIADIGDILVIMARRRLLSSPGEESLRKKKQAKILCHVFESEEAQLIAQSIGQAFQVAYMEFLKANGIEDPSLMKEIDYQEVLNQQEIYGEELNLFSNKERQKEVIVPKMKGEMLGIVIVESGWGSMVPTVVLANMYPSGPAARCGQLNIGDQIISINGISLVGLPLSACQNYIKTSKNQTVVKLTVVPCAPVVEVLIKRPDVKYQLGFSVQNGVICSLLRGGIAERGGVRVGHRIIEINNQSVVAVPHEKIVSLLANSVGEIHMKTMPTSIYRLLTGQETPHYQ
- the LOC128178794 gene encoding amyloid-beta A4 precursor protein-binding family A member 1-like isoform X3, with the translated sequence MSDIEDEINLDDVKPEPSEPYLAEGACGGDPSGRPFSPRSDNFSLEVQFEEESSRHPSEISTLSYQNLLEEGEGSGVVLSRQESEDSTDSIPSDFVDFPKEVALSCDIKDLPCAISSKCKQDACEEFVRSERRDTMVTKDELDRISRQSVAKGESESSFPLSREGKAEGLQSDKIVNKRNSLEIRNNIPVMGEVKNYEKDIDSIIFSAQGAKPKIRSGKQSPGMACRVGEGSMGSGSDREGSVGSGRDTSSAERELEKSTHNRLNKTGDNSSNTSDGNRTEDTIEEEEVVQLVKMANVRPQCFIQPHVKENLEEDLVIDARNMKEIDNQGNIVNSLSSPGNEVENEYDYVKYARVQDGDSYVGMRLAYSSAEEAKKNGMTLSGFSNSDDFSRENSPEKSHSLQNIEYTNAIQNLSEDMLTEIPLDSADSPQIEEKQAFSLSPENTECDSVEVESIISDGEKNGIGMPIVEDGLSSSQASDTEEGSSNHVYKSPSAMLRSRQRADIAQELENLDREYGIKEKSKPKEMDTKAIMEDLKAKREALDTAIADIKTAIQQSKTVSQPYKDDPDEEEPVWVKREESSQTKKESLESVKEKLSRLQQEDTKLREEERVFQMENEKEKLLENQYIRNDGKKYQVPRGYDSDDDDEEGVQYTRNIKGKKYASLPRDDSFDHGRPRQPAVNGSGHTQTQSDGSSDSNEYNYSKRNRLNSKSDTDDYGSDVEAPSKTSYVKQKPGDFDTDEETDVLLQKPYQKDSKVDIPELTQPPVNRSAQQEERRTKAKEAHVLTLVSNSQTPVLIEGVLFRAQYLGSTQLISEGQPSKAMRMMQAQEAVGRIKAPEGENQPSTAVDLFVSTEKIMVLNTDLQEIMMDHSLRTISYIADIGDILVIMARRRLLSSPGEESLRKKKQAKILCHVFESEEAQLIAQSIGQAFQVAYMEFLKANGIEDPSLMKEIDYQEVLNQQEIYGEELNLFSNKERQKEVIVPKMKGEMLGIVIVESGWGSMVPTVVLANMYPSGPAARCGQLNIGDQIISINGISLVGLPLSACQNYIKTSKNQTVVKLTVVPCAPVVEVLIKRPDVKYQLGFSVQNGVICSLLRGGIAERGGVRVGHRIIEINNQSVVAVPHEKIVSLLANSVGEIHMKTMPTSIYRLLTGQETPHYQ
- the LOC128178794 gene encoding amyloid-beta A4 precursor protein-binding family A member 1-like isoform X5, encoding MSDIEDEINLDDVKPEPSEPYLAEGACGGDPSGRPFSPRSDNFSLEVQFEEESSRHPSEISTLSYQNLLEEGEGSGVVLSRQESEDSTDSIPSDFVDFPKEVALSCDIKDLPCAISSKCKQDACEEFVRSERRDTMVTKDELDRISRQSVAKGESESSFPLSREGKAEGLQSDKIVNKRNSLEIRNNIPVMGEVKNYEKDIDSIIFSAQGAKPKIRSGKQSPGMACRVGEGSMGSGSDREGSVGSGRDTSSAERELEKSTHNRLNKTGDNSSNTSDGNRTEDTIEEEEVVQLVKMANVRPQCFIQPHVKENLEEDLVIDARNMKEIDNQGNIVNSLSSPGNEVENEYDYVKYARVQDGDSYVGMRLAYSSAEEAKKNGMTLSGFSNSDDFSRENSPEKSHSLQNIEYTNAIQNLSEDMLTEIPLDSADSPQIEEKQAFSLSPENTECDSVEVESIISDGEKNGIGMPIVEDGLSSSQASDTEEGSSNHVYKSPSAMLRSRQRADIAQELENLDREYGIKEKSKPKEMDTKAIMEDLKAKREALDTAIADIKTAIQQSKTVSQPYKDDPDEEEPVWVKREESSQTKKESLESVKEKLSRLQQEDTKLREEERVFQMENEKEKLLENQYIRNDGKKYQVPRGYDSDDDDEEGVQYTRNIKGKKYASLPRDDSFDHGRPRQPAVNGSGHTQTQSDGSSDSNEYNYSKRNRLNSKSDTDDYGSDVEAPSKTSYVKQKPGDFDTDEETDVLLQKPYQKDSKVDIPELTQPPVNRSAQQEERRTKAKEASIHDPENPSVLIEGVLFRAQYLGSTQLISEGQPSKAMRMMQAQEAVGRIKAPEGENQPSTAVDLFVSTEKIMVLNTDLQEIMMDHSLRTISYIADIGDILVIMARRRLLSSPGEESLRKKKQAKILCHVFESEEAQLIAQSIGQAFQVAYMEFLKANGIEDPSLMKEIDYQEVLNQQEIYGEELNLFSNKERQKEVIVPKMKGEMLGIVIVESGWGSMVPTVVLANMYPSGPAARCGQLNIGDQIISINGISLVGLPLSACQNYIKTSKNQTVVKLTVVPCAPVVEVLIKRPDVKYQLGFSVQNGVICSLLRGGIAERGGVRVGHRIIEINNQSVVAVPHEKIVSLLANSVGEIHMKTMPTSIYRLLTGQETPHYQ
- the LOC128178794 gene encoding amyloid-beta A4 precursor protein-binding family A member 1-like isoform X2 — its product is MSDIEDEINLDDVKPEPSEPYLAEGACGGDPSGRPFSPRSDNFSLEVQFEEESSRHPSEISTLSYQNLLEEGEGSGVVLSRQESEDSTDSIPSDFVDFPKEVALSCDIKDLPCAISSKCKQDACEEFVRSERRDTMVTKDELDRISRQSVAKGESESSFPLSREGKAEGLQSDKIVNKRNSLEIRNNIPVMGEVKNYEKDIDSIIFSAQGAKPKIRSGKQSPGMACRVGEGSMGSGSDREGSVGSGRDTSSAERELEKSTHNRLNKTGDNSSNTSDGNRTEDTIEEEEVVQLVKMANVRPQCFIQPHVKENLEEDLVIDARNMKEIDNQGNIVNSLSSPGNEVENEYDYVKYARVQDGDSYVGMRLAYSSAEEAKKNGMTLSGFSNSDDFSRENSPEKSHSLQNIEYTNAIQNLSEDMLTEIPLDSADSPQIEEKQAFSLSPENTECDSVEVESIISDGEKNGIGMPIVEDGLSSSQASDTEEGSSNHVYKSPSAMLRSRQRADIAQELENLDREYGIKEKSKPKEMDTKAIMEDLKAKREALDTAIADIKTAIQQSKTVSQPYKDDPDEEEPVWVKREESSQTKKESLESVKEKLSRLQQEDTKLREEERVFQMENEKEKLLENQYIRNDGKKYQVPRGYDSDDDDEEGVQYTRNIKGKKYASLPRDDSFDHGRPRQPAVNGSGHTQTQSDGSSDSNEYNYSKRNRLNSKSDTDDYGSDVEAPSKTSYVKQKPGDFDTDEETDVLLQKPYQKDSKVDIPELTQPPVNRSAQEERRTKAKEGESESSSIHDPENPSVLIEGVLFRAQYLGSTQLISEGQPSKAMRMMQAQEAVGRIKAPEGENQPSTAVDLFVSTEKIMVLNTDLQEIMMDHSLRTISYIADIGDILVIMARRRLLSSPGEESLRKKKQAKILCHVFESEEAQLIAQSIGQAFQVAYMEFLKANGIEDPSLMKEIDYQEVLNQQEIYGEELNLFSNKERQKEVIVPKMKGEMLGIVIVESGWGSMVPTVVLANMYPSGPAARCGQLNIGDQIISINGISLVGLPLSACQNYIKTSKNQTVVKLTVVPCAPVVEVLIKRPDVKYQLGFSVQNGVICSLLRGGIAERGGVRVGHRIIEINNQSVVAVPHEKIVSLLANSVGEIHMKTMPTSIYRLLTGQETPHYQ